The DNA sequence TGAGAATTACTTCCTATGATGAGAATTACATCATAGGATGGACCAGTTGGGATATTCGAACTTCCGCTTCGGAACGTAGAGATATGGATTGATGTTGTTGTTACGTTAGTGTTGGATATTTGTCTTTAGTATTTCCACTTGCTCATCATAGTTTTGTCCAGGTTTGATAGCACGGTTGTACTCGACTTGTGGGGCTTCCAGTTTATTAGCTCTTGTTCTGTTTTTGAATCCAAGTCACTTTTGGGCTTGAATTATGTTTTGGAACGATATATTTTGATCTTTATTTACGGGTTAAGGGTCTGCCTAAACTCCCCTCCACAcggaatgtttttttattaaaaaagcaTACACATTGAGTGGTTTTTAGGTCTGgcaaaatatgattttacttCATCCAAAGAAttgttcacaaaaaatattttttgttgtaacTATAACATGACATCCAATCTTCGAATTATTCTTCAATTCTAACTACATGAATTTCTTTGGCGTCTCAATAGTCAGTAGGCATGCTGAAAAATCGAAGTGATATAAGCCAAAGTAccacttttaatattttactttaagaTGGTTGAATCTTGATACTAGTATACAACTGAacactacaaataaaaatacatttgaCCAACGAAAGATTACAAGAATTTACATGTGCTAACATTTActtcaaaagaaaatttaatcaCGTTTCTGTTACTTCTCTCATACTCCTAGTACTTTTTAGTTCGAGTTGATCTGAAATTAAGTAATTTCTAGACATATCAAATCAGCCAGAAGATGTATAGCAAATCaagttgaaattaaattatgtttgtCGTTGAAGATTGAATATTAATGAAGCTTAATAAATTACTACCAGTACTATTTAAAGACCAAGTATTAATAATTGAAGGCTCAAATAGAAAAGTTTTGTGCCAGCTTATTAGTAGAAGAAAATCCTGTGTTTCCGTacagaaaaaatggttgaccATTatgtttattactccctccgtcctactcTAAGTAAAGCATTTTTATTCTGCCatagaattttatattttgtgagttaagtggagagagtacagtaagaaaaaatgaaaaaagtaaagaaagtgattcttctattttaaaaaatgtatcaTTTAGAGTGaaacatcataaaaaaaaactgattCACTTAAAATGAGACGGATGTATAATAAATTGGTAACACACTATGAATCAGATAAAGTAGTAGGGATTTGTCGAAATGTAGAAATGACGCGACGTCAAGTGAACCGTAACCCCTTAAAGTTTATGATATAATGGATGTATTGTTAATTGGTCGCACTTACAATAGCTGGAATTATAGAAATTTTCAAGCCTCGTGAGCCGATCGTTGCATACGTGGAATCATGACTCTAACTAGAACTattatgtagtactccctccgtcccaaggtattagaccaactttcctttttgggatgtcccaacatattagactcatttccttttttaaaaaaaacatctatcttattttattctccacctatttttctctctcttctctcccctactttttccctctctcatactttactctctccactttaactatttaaatatcaattctttAAATCACGTGCctaaaagaagtgagtctaatactacgggacggagggagtatattttatttttctttgcttttttattttttggaacaTAATTTCTATATGTTCTCTTTAACGCAActaattatattcattttaattctttgtcatttaataattattttcttccataTTATACtcataattacaaaaattttaaaataattattgtattctatttgttaatataatttatatttccgTGCCAATACACTTAATTTTACACTCTTCATCTACagatatatctcaaattttattttcatcaatccataattaaatgtctcatttatttaatactacttcCGTCCCTCAAATATTCTCCCACTCTGATccggcatgggttttaagaaatgtaataaaaagtgagtagaaaaagttagtagaatgtgggttctacttttataactattagttttataataaaatgtgggtaAGAATggattagtgaaatatgagtcaattattaaaaataataaaaataaaataaaacaaacttacgaatgaaaataaaaatggaataaacttttagggacggaggTGGTACTATTTCATATCATAGATCTGTGAATTCATTAGacttactaactttttcacaTGTTTTCATTATAGGAGGGAGGGGATGTTATTTAACAACGAAaacataaattgataaaatgaataatttatcACACACGCACATGATGTGTAACGATCATTCAATCAGGGCAAGTCTACACGCCACTAGTGGCATTTTCGTAATAATTGAACAGGTGAAGGGCATCTTGAATGTTTTCCatctatataattaatctCACTTTTAATCCTCCATTTTATTCATCATTTCTTCTCAAAGCATCAAAAAGCAAAAACAGATTAAACAACTCCCTCTCTCATCCAAAACGATTCCAGCTGAAATATTCCACGCGCTACAAGTTCAGGTATGCTGTTTGAATGCAAACTTGTAATTCTTCATCCTATTTTTGGTTTGTGTATCCATggataaaattttcaactgTATAGTATTTGTGATTTGCACTTTATGaggattgaagaagaaattgagATTTGGTGTTTTATGTTCTATGGATTTCTGTatgttaatttcatttttttgtttttgcagAGTTTTAGATCATGAGTTGCttctattttatgttatttttgttagaATAGTGTAAAGCAGGCAACAACCGAAAGTTtacttttagatttttattcttgttctttCTTAGAAGATCGATCCGTGAGTTAAATAGGATATTTCATCTTATTCGAATCGGAATATGTTCTAGTTTTTGCagtaatttacattttattggttctattaatttatctatttggggagtagtagtactttataATCCATGGTTAAAGTCAAAGTGGCAAATTACGCAGAGAATTATTGGGGGTTTACTTTTTTATGATTGCTAGTTGTTCATCTGCATTTATGGTATTTAGTTTAAAGCTTAATTATGCTGGTACTTGAGCAAATAAATAGAGCAGCTTTGGGTTTAATGCTATTTTTCTCCCacaataagaaaatgaatactGGTAGCAAATTATTGAAAGAACTCCTCTGTTATTTGGTTTTCCTTTTCTGGGATCTGGTAGTCTTTTTTAGCTTCATTATTGTCTCTAATAAACTTACTAAGACTCTACAGTATAAGGTTCTAATTGTGGAAGTGTGATTTAGGGCTGTGCAAGGCCTAAGAAATGTATTGTCTAAGCTGAATCAAGAACTTCTTTTGATGGAATACATAGAcctatttgtaatttctattAGAAAATTTATGGTTTTAGTGTTTTCTCCCCATCAAGGTCTCAAGTTTTGGAGTTAATGTAGCTAATATGGTTTTGTTGTTTCCTTTTGTGTCCGCAGGAGTTTTGCTATTAATTTAGGAGGAGATGCGTATTAGACGTCAATGACGTAACCCGTGAGTCATATCATTGTATCGTCTATCCACGTATACCTCACTGGAAGTGCCGTGTTGTTAAGCAAGTTGGCTGCAGTTTTCCTTCCGATGCAAACATCCCAAACATCTGCCTCTTTCCAAAGCTTTTACAATCAGCCTATGCAGCAGAATGACTCATACGGCAGTTCAACTTTTCAAGTTCTGAACAATGACTCGACTGGTAGCAGAAGCCAGGGAAATGAAGTTTCTTCCCAAACTTACCCTGATCAGTTCTTCACTCTAGAATCAACTCCAGCCATTGATTATACTACCTACAGTTCACCGTCAGCTATAAGTGTCTCTTCCAGTAGAAGTCCATTTTCTCCCCAGGGTTCTCTGTCATATGCATCCGATCTTTATCAGCCATCTGATAATACTTATGGTTCACCTCTGAGTGGGTGTTCTGGGGTCGATGATGAAAACAGATTGCTCCATGCGCTGTGGGTATTGAGGAACGAACTTCTGGGTCCTGAATCTGATACAGATGATAGTGGATCCTTCAACGGTGTAGTTTCACAACCTTCTTCCTTCACAAGATACAACAAAATCTTGGAAATGGCCCCTCATATGGACCTGAAACAATTGCTTATTGCCTGCGCTGAAATAGTATCAGAAGCTGATACCATATCTATGTCAGACAGACAGGTTGCGATATCGGCTGCAGAAGCTTTGATGGagattttggagaagaatgTTTCAGTGTCTGGTGAACCTGCACAAAGATTGGGTGCATACATGTTGGAAGGGCTAAGAGCTAGGCTGTTATCATCTGGAAgcataatttacaaaaaattgaagtgcAAAGAGCCAACAAGTTCGGAATTGATGTCGTATATGGGCGTGCTCTATCAAATCGTCCCGTACTACAAGTTTGCTTACATGTCATCAAATGTCATCATTGGGGAAGCcatggaaaatgaaaacagGATCCACATAATTGATTTCCAGATTGCACAAGGTAGTCAGTGGATGTCCTTGATTCAAGCTCTTTCGCGTCGGCCTGGTGGGCCCCCGTACATTCGCATCACCGGGGTTGATGATTCAGATTCAGCTCATGCCCGAGGCGGAGGACTCGAGTTAGTTGGTCAGAAGCTAGCACAACTGGCCCAGTCATGTGGGGTACCATTCGAATTTAATGGTGCAGCTATGTCGGGGTGCCAAGTTCAACTCGAGCATCTCAAAGTCCGGCACGGGGAAGCCCTGGCCGTAAATTTCCCTTACATACTGCACCACATGCCAGACGAGAGTGTGAGCACTACGAATCATCGCGACCGCCTCCTCCGACTAATCAAAAGCTTGTCACCCAAGATCGTGACCCTCGTTGAGCAAGAATCCAACACTAATACGTCTACTTTCACCCAGAGATTCATCGAAACCCTCGACTACTATACAGCAATGTTCGAGTCCATCGACGCAGGACGCCCGAGGGACGACAGACAGCGGATTAACACAGAGGAGCACTGCGTGGCAAAAGACGTCGTCAACATAATAGCTTGCGAGGGGGTCGAGAGGGTGGAAAGGCACGAGGTGTTCGGTAAGTGGAGGATGCGACTGGCAATGGCCGGATTCTCCCAGCTCCGGCTCAGCCCGTCGGTTAGCAACTCGGTGAGGGACATGATGAGAGAATATAGCTCAAATTACAGAACTGCGGAGCTCAGCGATGGTGCTCTGTATCTTGGATGGAAGAATAGACCTTTATCTACAGCTTCTGCGTGGAGATGAATAGTAATTCTTGTAGGTTTGTATTAGAGAGAGTCTACGTGTaaagtgtgtttttttatgGTGGTGTTGTAAGGCATCAGTGGCTATACCTGATTCCAGAACTTGACATTCTTTGCTACCTCTGTTTTTCTTTGTgactttctttatttattttcagtgAGTTTGTTTGTGACTTCtcttcatttaaaatatttagttttattctttagTTGGGACTTGGGAGGAGTGGAGGGCCTACTTTTGCCTCTGAAAGTACAATTATTCTTCACTTATCTGATGCTGTAGGCACAATTATTTgactaaaattatttctaatcCTTAACTTTTAGAATACCCTTTACTTaattgtagtactactatttgttACTCCTATGATGTAAATGTAGGAAGTTTTAGAGATGAAGTGTTATTTCTACGAGTTTCTAGTGTAACCAATATTTTTACAACTAGGCCAATCACTTTGACCAGTCCAACATAAATCTGTGCGTTACTTGAAATTGTTTGGACATAAAAAATCGTCGGACATCtactgtaacagcccgccatCCTAGgatacaataaatgcggcgactgctaccaaaacggaCTTAAAGAATttaacataggctagggtttcatttaaagagttttgACCAAAGTATTTAAAGGAACTATTAGAGCATTAAAACAACAACTTAACTTAGAAGtttaaataagtaaaagaaaggTATCATAAATTACgataaaaaatctcaagagtatgacatagtttccaagataaaaaccaCAAGAAAGTCTAAGGCCTCTAAACCGAAAGGAAAGTGCAAAATATCCAATTAATACTAAAGTGTATTAAAAactcagcggaaaacgaccaagagaaagtgcagctatgtatgaagacacaactacgcttgaagttcaaaaacatccatcttaattagttaacaTACTCAatacccgccaccgctcgtcatcgttcaacctgcacgtaaggaaaacacatgcatggctgagtattttgaaatactcagtgaactcgttgccaaaacattttataagttatgccacccttaccaagtgaactcgagttttaagcagtcaTAAGAGAATaccacgagtatcacaaaatatattttccatagactggccagtcaaacaactccccactcattttccacaatcacaacatttccatggtgcaacgaaagtgtggccacacttttcgcccacgagaccggccgactagcaaggacggctcccgatctcccggtgtacacagcctggtagggtttgcgccccgtactcagacccgaattcgtttaaacatatccatagtcctatagcccaatggagcgaactctcaaactgggcatcagacgcacaatatcacaacaaaacagacataggcatgacataacagttaaaccacccttatttctccacattcataaatttgcacataaaagagtttaagaataaagcccacctcgactgcttagatttcaagtatgttctttcccttgttatccggcttcgcaactgaggtttcaccttttaaatcacataggcatatatcacaaatcagatttAACACAAACTCCcaactcatgcatgtctcaacgttttttcccttttcccaccGGTTTATCTTAGCATCATTAATCAATCAAAGTCATGTTCATCACATAAGTTCCATTCGCATCTcaactctagatctaacatcaacatgTGTCATACAAGAGTATTTTGCCATCatacacacaccacacaaacaccacacacacacgtgcatacacgcacacacacgcacatatacatacatatctccatatcccctttatcccactttcactcaaacaagatgcatgagagtccaagaataccgattaatcggttagaaagaagaggaatcggttagaaaggagaagattaatataagaataccttatgagaaaaacaaacggtagaaattaagtattagactcggttcttcaagattcttggatcaaacttcgattcttcttcaaaagatgacaaaatattgaagaatagaagaaaaattggagagagtgagagagaagagaggggcgaaaattatgggggctagggttaggggtttctcttatttatagtgttcaataagatctttaggtaaataaaagagaatatttggtaagatattattctccacaattaaataaaacaaatattgtggagtagggaagaagaaataacaaaaatagactagggTATCAAgtatggaattttcgaaatatATATGGCCCTTAATTAGccaatattttgttttggtatattttacggagtagaataaaatatcacggagcaaaataaaaataaaaatcctcccCCATTGGCATAGAAAATAGGCGTGTAATATGTGcgttaaataaggcatggatttttgaatattaactaaaataagatatggcaagatctcttgaggtatggaaagatttggtagaataatttaattctaggtatggaaggagaTCAAATAATGGatcgaataaaataaaataaattcctcTTTTCCCAAAgctaggtgattttcgaaaatcaccttaATATTAATAGGGCTCGATTTTTCCCATTAAGAAATAGGgaaataattgggttttggatttaatttggataaatatcccaagaattaaattaaattcggaaaaatagaattccctCTCCAAGAGTCCAAGTAttcgaaaatctcaaaaattaggtggctagtatatatatggaaattttccctaatattctcactcacccttaaacaaataattcccctcataatttaataaatcacatgccacatcaccTAAttaacaagtttgacttttcaaacttcccggtcaaagaaactcatgcaataaattcatttatcaaataattcacatctcccacgtcatcaataataaattctagggctctaaaattagggttcggaaATTTGGGATGTTACATTTACACTGCTATGCACTGAAAAATTGACTGATTCGACCATGAACAGATCTACAGTTGCACTTGTTATCTTTTTAAAGTTGATTACTGAAAAATCAACAATGAATTTGATGACTTGGAATTGGATTAACAAAGTTGAAATTGCGAGTGAAAGAGTTCATTATTGGATATAATGATTTGGATTTATAACTATCAAAGTTGTTATACTGAAGagatttgataaaaattttgaCCATACTTATTACTATCTGTTATTTAAAGTAATAGGTAAACTTGTAGATTTCTTGGcaatttttaaagttgaatttgtaatgaaattttttttatataatatacgGTGCTAGGGACAGGGTATTCCGATACGATAGATCAGttcaatcaatttaataatcgaTACCTTCGCTGATTcacttattaatattaatttagttttaaaacTTTGAATTAATACAAGTAATTGTTATCACGTTTTTCAGATTCCAATTATTTGGTAGAGTACTTATATTTAGTAGCTGGCAGTCTATaacgatttttttaataatctcGGCAAAACAGCGTTTTCAGCATGGGCTTAGCTAGGCTATTTCAGGGACTTTCAGCATTACTCCATATTCCATGGTTATCAAAACACTCAATAAATGTTTGAATTcatgattaataattatttaaacttttttattcttaatgaGACTTAAAAACCATAAGAATATAAGATTGTCTATGTGACTAAACAAATGtacttcaatttcttttaacTCACTATTTTAACAAAACGTATTAATCCAACTATTTTGctatatgcatatattttcaatGAAAAAACATGAAACCTTCAATTCACGAAATTGATAAGAGTGTgatagattttaaaaaaaatatgatctattaattaatatacaaaattataacTAATCAAGAATTTTCACGACTTGCTTTAACCTAATTAAGTATGTTTCTTTTATGTCTTAATTATGTCATTATCGATATCTATATAGTTGTTGGCACATGCTACAAATTTGTTTTGCATGTAGTAACGACAACTACGTCACATCTTAATTTGTGTAAATTTAATGATGTGAAAACTTGAGatgtggagtatattattCCCAAGCCACCTAGAcgttatttttcttgttttattcaaCTTGTTTAAAAACACTTAAATAATGTTACTTTGATTGGATTATAAGATATCTTAATGATCTATCATGCTATTAAATTTATGCAATTATTCTTAGAGATGGTAATTGAGAGAGGAGAGGTTCAGAGTACCGTGCATATTGAGAAAGTTATAGGAATAGAAGATTGTGTTTGTATTTCTCTGTTTATGTTTTACAATGTGATTCAACACCTTATTGTATAGGTGTGAAGATAGACTATCTATGGAAAACACAATCAATTGTAATCAATCTATCCTAGGACAATAATGCAATCAATTATTCTCCCTTTATCCTCTCAATCTTCTCTTATTCTCTCAATCTTCTCTCCATTTGATATGCTTGACAAGTATATCActgataaatttaaatttatgtattactagtactatatatacgTATATTCTACAATTTATGATATATTGTATATGTATATCTTCCAGctgagagagagtaaaatagatACCACacatagtattaaattaacatTTACTCTATCACGAGTTTGAGTCGTCTACAAATACAACTCCAAattggtttttaaaaaatattccaaattaaattttgttaacttCCAACTTACCATCTTTATAAAATcgaagtaaaaagaaaagtttccATACTATAAGTAGAAGTTGAGTGTGAACATAACTCAACTTCGAATCCCACAAAAATAGGAATTAACGGTCATCTCCATCTCCGCAAAACCTCCACTCCTTCTTCCTCAATTCATCACAGTCAAAGCCCTAATCCCAATCACATTCAAATTCACAACCAAACATCTCTATTTAACCAATCCTTCCTCCTCCAAATATTTCCTCATCATCATGGATCCTTCTCCCTCTCCCAGCATGGACAATCCAACTCCCAATCATGCCCAAAAACACCCCAGAAATTTATTCCTCCGTTTTGGGAATTTCAAGATGTACAGCGACGGCAATTTGGAATTGGCAGCCCCCacctccaccgccgccgctgATAAATCTTGTTTGCCGGAGAAAGGTGAAATTCACTTTAACCTTTCATCAATTTAGGGTTTTGTTAActgattttcttgattttgtaggACTAGAGTTTGACCTCATACCAGGGGTTTTGCCTCCATCAACGGCCAAGAACAACCAACTCTTTCTTGATCAAGACTCAAGCTTTATCCCTAATAATGGATTCAGTTCGATCACAGGCAATGTGGTCTACACAGGCTTCGACGTTGGATCAACGAGCAACGTCGAATCCGGGCCCCAATTCGACCTAACTTGGCTGCAAGAGCTTCTCAAGAGAGGAGACTATGTGGAAATAAACAGCCTTCTCTTGATCATGCAGGGCTCCTATCTCCAACTCATGACGGACCAATCCCTCTCCATCGTCTTCAAAAAGCTCGTTGGCGCGTGTCGTGGCAATCAGTTGGActtgatcgtcgaagacgtgTTGCTGTCAAGCCAATCCTTCATCAATGCTGCATTCTGCAAACAAGGgtttgttaatttaatttgttgtttttcacTTCCAATTAACTATCCCTTCCTCTAATAGCATTGTGATTTCGACAGAGCAAGTTCGATTTGCAAGCTCATCAAAAGGGTGAAGAATCCAAGCCATGCCTTAGCCATAACAAAGATTTTCTCCACTCAGTTTTGGGCCATCATGACTGATGACACAGCAACATCAGTGATGCAGACTTGCTTTGATTGCTTCCATCAGCCTAACAAAGTTTTATATGAGCAAGCAATACTCTACTGCCAAGAGCTAGCCAAGGATAAAGTGGGATGCATATCACTAAACGAGCTAATCGAAAAAATCAGTGGGGAGGAGAGGCAAAGGCTTCTCAAAGCCATAGCAGCTTGCTCGGTTGAGCTCTCGTTCCATGAGTACGGGAACTATGTCGTGCAGAGCCTTCTCGCCTTGAAGAAAGAGCCCCAGGTGAGTTCGTCGGTGGTGCTAGGCCTTCGAGGGAGGATTGTGGAGCTCTCTCAGCAGAGAGGAGGGAGCCATGTGGTGGAGAAGTGCATGATGGCTTCAGATCTTGGATTAGTGTATGTGGTGAAGGAAATCATTATAACACCTCGAGCATCACTGCAGCTTGCTCAAGATCTGTATGGGAACTATGTCATTCAAAAGGGTTTAAAGGAGACTAAGGTACTATTCTTGTTGTCACAATTTACCTAACAatcattgaaattttttgatgattGGAATGTGTTGATTGAAGGTACGCAGGCTTGAGTGGCTGTGCGAGCTTCTGATGAAGTCTCTAGAGCCTTACAGAAGAGAGTTGAACCAGACGAAGGGCGGGAAGATTGTGCTCGGGTTCTTGAAGGATGAGGGTGCCATCAAAGGGCCAACAACCACTGcatacaagaaaaataatttggttTGGAGAAGGTTGTAGCTGTAATGGGATTCTTGTCTATCCATGTAGCTCTTaaatgtagtaattttttcatacTGTATGCTGAGATTCTCATGTAGGTATTtgtataaaatgatactaccaTTTTTTGTGCAATTGGTTTTCCaaattaagattttattttctttgataagttacatttttaacaaaattattgaaataactGATTGTTTATGTATTCAGATAtctatgaaataaatttacataCATTGATTATAGTATGATTCCTAAGGTATCAGTAACATCAAGTATAACTGTtccaaatatattaaaatcaaaacattataGTACCCGTCAGCAAGGCTTTCATAGCTCAGTTGGTTAGAGCACCCGTTTAGTAAGCGGGAGGTCTTGAGTTCAACTCTCAATGAAAGcaataaatctaaaaatttatgttttgttgataatgtggtaatctaaatttttttttctatactGATTAAAGAGGGGAGGAGATAATTCGAGAGTATGGAAAGCTCAAATATGTTGACAATAATTAAGCACTAATAATACATAGTATGTAACATAGTTATTCATagctactactactaatactaCATACTAATCAGATTAATACAGGCAGAGGCAGATGTTTGTGAATTGAAAACACCAGAAATCACGAAAAAGATCAGAGGCGAAGGCCTATAAAACCGAGCTAATCTTGAGGTTGTGAGAGTCGAGCACAGCTTTGGTAGCCTCTTTAACCACTTGTCCGCTTACATAGTGGTTGCGGCAAACAGGCATATATACATCTGCCCCAGCAATAACTTCTGTTTTCGTCTCATCCGTCTTCCTCAGTGTAAACAGTGCCCGTTTACCACATACCTCGCACCGGGCACTAAGTTTGGTAACTGAATCAGCAATGGGGATCACATCGAGTACTGATCCGAAGCTCCTTCTACAAACAACAATACACAAAATGTAAGAGAAGGTAGCCTTCGTTACTAGTCTTATAGTCAAAGATAAAGCACCACCTTAAGTAATCACCATCCAAACCAGCTATTATTACAGTCTTCCCATCATGATCTGCAGCTTTGCAGCAGAAGTCGTACAAGTCTTCGAAAAACTGAGCCTCATCGATACCAATCACGTCTAGCTGTTTGTTAGGAAAAGAGTGGATATTAGCTAACATGTAGGAATTGTAGAGTATTTCTAGGTCAAAGAAATAGAATGAAGAAGACCAGACCTTATCATACAATTCAGCACCCAGCTTTTCTCGAACTGATGAGAGATTCGCTAAAGGTAAGCAGGGCAACTTTTCTCCATCATGCGTCACAATAGAATCTAACGCATACCTATTGTCTTTGTTCGATTTTATTACGGCTACATTTCTGCAAAATCATAACCCCAACTAAGATTTGATACAACAATATAAGGAAAAGATAGGTTCACACAGAAAAGGAtgaaatcaatttcaaaatatgcATAAAAGAGGAATAATGAACCaccaaaaatgaagaaagatgTGTCAAGTCAAAGTCATCAGATAAAGGGTTCATTTCCTGTGCACCCCTACCTTTATATACTGTGCACCGTGTTGTCCTTATGCGGAAAGTTTGTATTTCTTCTTAACATAGTAGTCCAATTGTCC is a window from the Salvia hispanica cultivar TCC Black 2014 chromosome 1, UniMelb_Shisp_WGS_1.0, whole genome shotgun sequence genome containing:
- the LOC125223289 gene encoding scarecrow-like protein 13 — encoded protein: MQTSQTSASFQSFYNQPMQQNDSYGSSTFQVLNNDSTGSRSQGNEVSSQTYPDQFFTLESTPAIDYTTYSSPSAISVSSSRSPFSPQGSLSYASDLYQPSDNTYGSPLSGCSGVDDENRLLHALWVLRNELLGPESDTDDSGSFNGVVSQPSSFTRYNKILEMAPHMDLKQLLIACAEIVSEADTISMSDRQVAISAAEALMEILEKNVSVSGEPAQRLGAYMLEGLRARLLSSGSIIYKKLKCKEPTSSELMSYMGVLYQIVPYYKFAYMSSNVIIGEAMENENRIHIIDFQIAQGSQWMSLIQALSRRPGGPPYIRITGVDDSDSAHARGGGLELVGQKLAQLAQSCGVPFEFNGAAMSGCQVQLEHLKVRHGEALAVNFPYILHHMPDESVSTTNHRDRLLRLIKSLSPKIVTLVEQESNTNTSTFTQRFIETLDYYTAMFESIDAGRPRDDRQRINTEEHCVAKDVVNIIACEGVERVERHEVFGKWRMRLAMAGFSQLRLSPSVSNSVRDMMREYSSNYRTAELSDGALYLGWKNRPLSTASAWR
- the LOC125187828 gene encoding pumilio homolog 18-like, whose protein sequence is MDPSPSPSMDNPTPNHAQKHPRNLFLRFGNFKMYSDGNLELAAPTSTAAADKSCLPEKGLEFDLIPGVLPPSTAKNNQLFLDQDSSFIPNNGFSSITGNVVYTGFDVGSTSNVESGPQFDLTWLQELLKRGDYVEINSLLLIMQGSYLQLMTDQSLSIVFKKLVGACRGNQLDLIVEDVLLSSQSFINAAFCKQGASSICKLIKRVKNPSHALAITKIFSTQFWAIMTDDTATSVMQTCFDCFHQPNKVLYEQAILYCQELAKDKVGCISLNELIEKISGEERQRLLKAIAACSVELSFHEYGNYVVQSLLALKKEPQVSSSVVLGLRGRIVELSQQRGGSHVVEKCMMASDLGLVYVVKEIIITPRASLQLAQDLYGNYVIQKGLKETKVRRLEWLCELLMKSLEPYRRELNQTKGGKIVLGFLKDEGAIKGPTTTAYKKNNLVWRRL